Part of the Lycium ferocissimum isolate CSIRO_LF1 chromosome 6, AGI_CSIRO_Lferr_CH_V1, whole genome shotgun sequence genome, TGCCTCCTCTTCCACGAGCTGGGCCGCCCGGCCTGCATTAATCGAAGTACAAATTTTAACTCTCAAATACAAGACAACCCATATCAAGACATTACACCATCAAGCATAGAACGCCCTATAGAAACAAACAAAATCTAAAACAGCAAACATAATACTTTCCAGTcctataaacaaaggaaaacaaatattgaaacatGAAGCATTTACAGAGAGTACATTAATTGGAGCAGACTCTAGAATCTACAACGCACTACTACAACCACAAGTACATCCACTGCATGAGACTTGGTCACGACAAAAAGTATGATGCATTTACAGAGAGTATATTAAGTATGTAAGCGCACAAAGTTAGCattcacacatacacatacatgaAACAACAAAATTATTGGTCAAAGAAAGAGATGGCTAATAGATAGACATACGCCATGACAACAGTCCTCCTCCGGTTGGTTCCTCCAACTACATTTACATGAGCTGACATAGGAATTTCTGGGTTGGAACCAACTACTTCAATCTTCATAGGCTTCCCATCCAATTGCACATTGTTATATCTTTTAAGAGCTTGGAATGCATCACTTCTTCTGGCGAAGACCACCTCAGCAGCTCCCTGAAAGTTAAGATAAGATCAACTTTACAATAAAGGACAAAACTAAAACCATACAGACTAGCATCATAAAATCCAACAAAGTCGAGTTTACATATTGAAAACAAATCTGCTAAACTCATACAAAATGAAGGGAAGAATATCTTACAATTGGACATCCATTTTTGTCATAGTGGATTGCATATCGTACTAGTTCTCCAATCTCGGAAAAGAGCTCCTGTGTTTCAAGTCTGGTTTTAACAAATCTTCAAAGACATCTACTGCAAAGGACTGTATAATGTGAAAAGACATGAGATGTGTACCCTTATATCTTCATTAGTCACTCCAATGTCCAAATTGAAGACATATACTTTTGTGCCACTCTCCAACACTGATGATAATCCTGCAGCTCTAAGGCTATCTTCAAACAAACCATTCTGCCATGGCAAATTCTTGGTTCTGCGGAAAGACTGAAGCAAGCATATGCCGGAAAGATTAACAGGTTTGAAAGTAAAAGTCAGCATGTTACCAAACAATAAGATAAATTCACCATTCTTCGACAGTAGATCAATTCATCAAAGTTCCATAGCACTAGCGGTAGTTTCCAGTTAAGTTGGATTGCTCAAAAAATGCACTCTAATAGCAAAAGAGAAGTCAACaatgaagaattaagtgtaGATGGGAGTTAAAGGATTTAACCCACTGCACATCAGGTGGTTAAGCAAAAAGGTAAGAGCTCCAGTTCTGATGTTCAAATGAAGCCAACTTTGCAAAAAACGCCTTGAAATGAGATGGTAACAGAAGATCTTGTCCCTTGGTAGTTCCACAAAATGCAAGTAGAATTCATTAGGACAGCCGCAAACTCCCTCTTTAAACCAGTAATGAGAGAAACTAGAGCGCTGGCTACTAGACAATAAAGATTATAGATGGTTAAGAAAGTTCAACCCTCTTAAGACATTTAGGGGCATTAAAATGTTGAAAAGGCTCTTAAATTTTCAGTTGCCTGAACAGGACCACCTGAATCTCCCACTTATATCAAAATCCATCAGAAACCTTCGAGTAAGGAGTAAGTTGAAATATCATCAACAATTGCACTACAGTTGAACAACTTATTATGACTTAACTGAGATGGCTACCAGACAATAAGGATTATAGATGGTGAACAAAACTCGACCCTCTAGACATTTAGGGGTGTTTAAATGGTGAAACGGCTCTCAAATTTTCAGTTAATGAATCTCGCAAAGACAGCATGCTACAAGGAAGTGATTTGCCTGACCAGGGCCACCTGAATCTCCCACTTATATCAGAAATCCTCGAGTAAGAAGAAAGttcaaagatcatcaacaatTGCACTACAGTTGAACAGCTTATTATGGCTGAACCGAAGTGGACTTCTCCTTGGaaccaaaaaaatcaagagTCTCTTGTATGTCAACTAAACAAAAGCAGAGAACCTTCAGTTGGGTTCATAAAGCATATCAGATGTGTCTATGAAATCATAAGATTTCCAATAGTTTTAAGCTTGCCTTGgcaattgtgtgggctgatggCCGAGCATTCACGCCAAGTGGCGCTCTACGAGGAGCTCCTGTTGTCCTTCCACCTCTAAATGATCCACCTCTAAACGATCCCCCTCTAAATGATCCCCCTGCCCCTCTTCCACGTCGGCCCCTGCCTTGACCCCTACCACCCCTCTCATTATTTCTTCTACtctttatcatatcatcaagggTCATGTCTAGCGAAGCCATGATGATCTATGCAGAACAGGAGAACTTCAGCTAAAAGCCAATCTGTAAGCAAGGACAACAAATCACATTAACAATGATTGTAAAGCAAACATGTTTAACCAAAACAATTAGCAAGAAACAAAGcattaaaaatacaaaagaaGCAGACTTCCAATGGCATTTAAACTAGAAACTGTTCCAATAATTAGATAACATAAATATCACACACAGCTCAAAGGAATTACTAATCAACATGGATCTATTTACCAGGAAAAAGAGATCAAACAATTTCAACAGCACAGAAATGATAAATTGGATTCAAAGCATTACACAATCTGTCCTTAAATAACAAGTTCCCATTTCAACAAAAGAAATTCCAATAGCACAAATTAGGTTccaaacaaaaacaataaccaagtaaaaaacaaacatgccaaCAAATGGCGATTGAATCACAACATAACAGGATCTTTACAGCTCTAAAAGCAATTTCAATAACCGAAACATAGGTTATCAAACAAAGCTAATCATTAACTTTCCGCATTTTCAATATAAAAAAACACTATTTAAAAAAAGTACTatcacaataaaaaaaaattaatcaaaaaatcaaaaacataaaaacaaacAACTAAACTATTCTAAAATCAGCAAAAACATAGGTTACAGAATTACGCTAAACATGAACTTTCCGCAGTTTCAATAGCAGCAAAAAAGGAGGGAAAAAACACGATAAAAGGCTTTATCGAGAGATCTGTAGCATAGCAACACACAACGAACAGGCAAACAATTATTGTGCTttcataattaaaaataaaaataaaaaatcaatagTACACCGTTTTCACGCATTATACAAATAGATAAACtagcaaacaaacaaaacaatcgaaaataagaaagaaaaaaaaaattattgaataaCGCTAAACATGAACATTACTTAGTtttaatatcaaaaaaaaaaaaaaaaaacgagaaaaAGCTTACCGAGATCTGTAGAGAAACACAACGAACAAGCAAATCTGCAATTCTTCGACGAATAATGAAGAGATTTTTAGGTTTAATAGAGATGAACTTTGATGCTAGGGTTTGTGAGAAAAAAGGTGAATTGGAGAGTATTTTCTACTACTTTGCTTTTGCTTTGTTAACGCGGGGTCTCATTATATCATAGTTGGCGTCAACGATGAGAAGACTTCCTGTGGAAGAAAGTGTATTTGGGCCTTCGGATATAGGCCCAATACAAAGCGTTCTagcttgtctttaatttttgtccctgcaggtcataaatttatattttcacgTCATAATATGTCCTAAGTTATGTTGGATCCTTTAAATAACTTATACTCCTTTAGGcataaatttgattttgaaggacaaaaattaaagaccaacccatttaAAGGGAAAACAGCGTAGTTTAGTACGTGTGATCTTTGTgggattgtttttttttttttttttatattcggAATGTAATTTTATAGAAGGATATTTTGTGTGGTTGTAGAcgattttttaattatttatttagacatTTAGTGCAGAAGAAAATGTATGGTTGTTTaggaaattaaaaagaaatgtACAGTAGGTGGAGATGTTACTCGTAGTGTTAAAATCATATGATTGGAAGGAAAAAGtgttatacaacaacaacacaacgtACCAGTGTAATCCTACAAGTGGGGTCTGAAGAGGATAACGAAAGTAGAGATACCGTTTTCAATGGACTCTCGGCTCAAGAAACGAAAAAAATGTTATCCTTGTGTTACGTGATAGAAAGATGTCTACCAAAGTAAAAACGTAAGTTCTATAAAAACAACtataatactaataatgttATATGGTAGTAAACgttgaatttgtttccaaattacgAAAGAGTCATTCATTTTCCGAtaaaaaaataggaaatttaAATCGAGAGGGTATAAGACTAATAATGTTATAATTTTGAataagtaaattttattttttttgtgagtGGGTGcaccaaaaattttaaaatcatagTACAAAATATTagtaaaacaaaaatttaatgAATGGGTgcattgaaaattttaaaatcaaactatGCAATATTAATATTAGTTTAATGAGCATTAAAAAGaatcaaaaatttatttatgtttaattTAACATGAAGTGAActaattgatcaaaaaaaaaaaaaaaaaaagagaattgcGTCTTAGATTCAAACCATTTTTAAGCTTCACGCTTCACTGGTTCTTGCGATACGCAAGCACTTCCAACGAGACATGGTAAATAGAGAGCAAAACCAAAAGAGGTGCAGTGATGAGTTGAtgaagttatttttttaaaaaaaaaaagaggattcTTTTTAACTTTCTTTGTGTAGCCGTTTTTCCTTTTGATTTCCGCAAGAGTTGTAGAGAGATTTTATAACTTATTCATTAAgtaactttttaattaaataaaggaaatttaataaaggaaaaaggaagtcCAAGACGTATCCGGAATCCAATTGGAAACCGGTGCGCTTGttttttcaaaaggaaaaagttaGATGTGAGGTTTGGACGTTATACTAATGTTGCTTTTAAAATTGAGTTAATTCCTTGCATGGTTATTGaagtttagaattttttttcttaaaatcacttttattttatttaggaCAATAAAGTCATTCAAGTATCATTATTTTACTAAAAGTGctaaaaaaatgtaaagtatCCAGCTCATGGCATGTAAGTAGGGGTGTACGTAGATAGGATTGATTCGGATTTTTAATTTTACCACTAgacaaatttaaatttatacaccaaactcATTTAATAAAGTTCATATTTTATATCCGGGTTAATCAAATATTTCTCGATTAAAAAgcgatttttttaaagaacaaaCTATCATGCAATCTAAATGAATTagaattaaaagatgattttttttaaatctatagataagtttttaaaataaaataaaaatttgaatttgagttACTTTAGAGCTTTAGTTTAATATATTGGTAGATATTAACATGACAAGTTGGAATATCTAtatcataacatgaaataaattaagaataaattataatttatataagaCTAATAgtataatatttcaaaataaaaaataagagtaataatataatttcataaaacaAAGTATTATAGTAGTGAAAATTCTATACCTTTTTgcatgagaaataaaaaaaccTCAATGGTATGGAGATGGAAATGCCAAAAATTACAAACTACATATATAAGAAcaaataactaaaaataaagaggaaaaatttacactaaatttatttttttaaatatgcgatttaattagattttttttttaaaatttatcccAATACGAATGTAATCTTTGTATTATATGTGTAGTTCTATTTTAAGGTGGAAAGAATATGTTCTgtaatgtgaaaaaaaatatgatacttgaaaaaacttgaatttgaatagaaagATTAAATCacttgaattttaatttaaattgaacgataatatatttgaatcgagattaaaaaaatagatttaaaaaaagtGGCTTAATAGAAAGTATGGTTTGATTCTTTTGCTGCTAACCATGTCATATTTAATTAGTTATAAAGTATGAATTTAGTTAAATGAGTTTAATGTATCTATtagtataaaataataaaaaatggacCTTTAGTGATATGGAAAGCCAACTATGAGAGAAGGAGAACACAAAAAATGTTtatatttttgaggaaaataatgatatattgaagtgaaatcatttaacttgaaatttttaaatttacacacaaaatgatttttgtatGAAATTATCTAAACTTGAATGAGGAATTAACTCTTTAAAAATGTAAAGTAGGCCCGCTCATAAGACTATAGCCTATAATTCAATAtatagcctgtttggatgggcttatggaTTTTAACTTATAAGGCATAAGCCATAAGTTAGAAATCCCGACTTATGGCTTTTGGCTGATTTTTGTTCGTTTGGTTTAGAAACAAGTcttatattttttatgttaCATTATTTGTGTAAAAGTATGTCTTAAagctattttaatttaaaagcacctaaaataagtcaatccaaacaggctcatagtCAATGCGTATTATCTACTGAGAATCAAAAGTACAAATTGTTAAAATAATGGAAGCTGCTGAGAATCAAACTCAGGCGGAGTACTGCTAAGCTTTTACTGAACACCCTTCCGCCGCTGAGCTACCTCACCTAGTTGTAGGAAGGGtgtttaaaaatattatatatattgatataccATAGTATTCTATCTATATACGCAGTATTATTTTTCAGCTAAGGGTGTTCGGGTGCTCCAAGTTGAACACCCTTGGAGCACTGTGGCTCCGCCGATGGTTGGGCTCAAAAGTTCAACATATCCACAATATGAGTGCTGCACATATACGAATGCGAAGATGAATGTGCGGTCataactaaaaaagaaaattatcttTATATTATAAATGATGAATAGACACTTGAGAGAAAGTAGCGCAGTTTGCTGAGGCTCTTTGTCCTTCATCGTATGCTTTAAGGATCTAATGTATTCTCCTTGCCTTTCTCCCCTCCCTCCCCCAAAAATATACTGATACTAGTGCTACATTTATGATCTTACAAATGTTGATTTCTATTGCTGAATGGAATAAGATAAGTATGTGGACGGATCCTCCGATTTAAAACAGgagtataattttaaatttttagcgAATTTATATTTAACGTCTTCATCCTTCATCGTATCTactattaatataatttttgtaaatttttatcCCCAAAAATTTACCGATACTAGTGCCGAaaatttggggttcaattgaaccttTATGATTTCTATAGTGATCCATAAGATAAGAATTGACAGTTGGTTTGCTCGATCATAAGTTAAGACAAAGTCACACACTTCTACCGGTTAAGACGATCAACACTGCGGCTTCATTAGAATTCATTGTACTTAAAGGAGATAGTTAGACTGCACAATACTTCAGTATCAATCGTCTTAAACAGAGGTGCATAGTTAATCGCTCATTCTAGCGGTCGTTTCAGGCAGTAGTGCGCAGATATTTCTCAATACAACTTTCCATTCTCATGCAAGTAGACAGGCTGAAAGAACTATGCAACTTCTCGATGCCATGTTGAAAGCATGTATCATGGACTTTGAAAATAATTGGGATAAGCATATCCCCTTTATCAAATTTTCCTACAATAATAACAAATAAGCGAGTATCTAAATTGTTGTTTGAGACGTTGTATGGGTGGCGATGTAGATGAACTTTGGACTTAAGGCTTTAAATTACATGTACTATTTTATTCAAAGGTAGTTTAAACTAGTACTTCAATATCAGTTGTAGTTTatgtgtcttactttcctttttaatctatTTAAAAAAAGAGTGTCACATTCTATATTTTGTAACTTTTTAATTCCAACATCTCATATGATATGGTTgattaaaatcacaaaatacAAAGGACAATTTGGTACGTTaaacatatctttagtttaaatcacaagattaaaaaaaaaaatcttattttcttaaacatTATGCTCAACCAAACTAGAAGACACATAAAATGAAAAGGAGTACAAGGTAGACTGCAACCAATGACTGCCCAAGCTTAGCTACCACAGAAGCTCTCGAGAGTACAACCATCAGCACCTCCATTACCACCCTTAAGAACAAACTCTAGATATTTGACAGGATCAAAGGGCTTGTAAAGCAAAGGGTGATCTTCATCAAGCACTTTTATGATACACCCTTCTTTAGAAATTGTGGCAAACCCCATGGAATACCTCACTTTGTCTCCCATATACACTCGATGATATGGACATGGCAGCCTACCATTTGTAAGCGCCTACAATGATCATTAATATATAGTTAGTTCAAAAGAGAaggaatttgaaaaaagaaatttactAAGAAACACATCACTTGAAATAAAAACTACATATTGGGATACgacaaaaaattataattacaatattttaaagttaaaagtAAACTTAAAATGTTTGAAAATATTGTAATCAAATAGGACTTTGTTTTGACGCTCCAAAAACTAATAGTGCTAGACAAGTTACGAAATAATTTATGAGCTAAAAGGAGATcataaaaagaaagctaagGGCACTTACAATCAAACAGTCACTAACGaggaatatgaatgaatgagGTGATGAGTATTCAACATCAAGCCACTGcccatttttcttcttaatttgcAGCCCACTTACACCAACTTCATGCTGGCTTAAAATTGTGTAATGAGTTTATCAGAATGAGCAGGTAGTCCAACCTTTGTCTCCTCAGCTTTAGGTACTCTGTAATGGAACATGCCAAGTACACAACTTGTTGACTTTTTGTGAACATCCCAGTAATTTTCCAACCCCAATTTCTCAAAAACCATTTTTCTTGCCATCTCATCTAATTCTGATATTTTCTTGGCATAAGAATGCACCAAATCACTGCCATATCAAACCCACATACAGATTTTGATAAGTGAGTCAAAAGCGCTAGAGATCTAGTGGACAAGAATATTCTCCCCTGTTTTAACGCGGTCCAGTGCCTCATGGTAAATTACTCAATAGCTCAATATGATTTGATGGTAAAAAACACATCTGAACTATCAGGTTTTCGTGAGTTTCACACCTCAATTAtcagttattttcttttttctacttGAACTATAATCACCATCTAGGTATTTTAATAcgtagatggtgatagttcaggcaGAGCCATCTTAATAAGATTGGGGTAAAAGCCAAATATCATATAGAGGCccaaattatgttttttttaaagagaaagATCGTCatagatatttttatttaaagtctatttttctagtttttttaTATGGAAGTCattaattattgttttataGTCAAGAACAATGCAAAGTTGttaacaattttttcaaatcaatatattcgaaaaaaaaattcaactgaCAATATAGCTAATCAATCACGCGACTAAAAgaattcttctctttttccttttataaatattgtgaaaattatttttaaaatataaaatttcaaaaaaacttctttatttctatCGTGAATGAAcaaaatctttaagttttttgaaaaataatttaaatatttagcaaaacattaaataaaaacgttaaaaataattttgaaacaaATTATCATAAAACTTAATGAAGAAAATGTTCCAAGCATTAGAGTGACTTTGATGGTTGCTTTGAGGCTATACTTGATGGAAAATTAATTCTAATAGAGGGATGTGGAAAGTTAAAAAAGATTTTCGTGTGTGTTTTTTACCATTTTCTCACTGATATTTACTAGTAGTTCTAATAAATTGAAAACattgttataaaaaataaaacagttAAGACGTGTGGGGCAGAGATTTACGTACCTAAATTCTGGCTGTCCATCTGGCCAAAGGGTGTTGGAAAAGCTTTCAATAACACCAAGAT contains:
- the LOC132058929 gene encoding THO complex subunit 4D-like isoform X2, which encodes MASLDMTLDDMIKSRRNNERGGRGQGRGRRGRGAGGSFRGGSFRGGSFRGGRTTGAPRRAPLGVNARPSAHTIAKSFRRTKNLPWQNGLFEDSLRAAGLSSVLESGTKVYVFNLDIGVTNEDIRELFSEIGELVRYAIHYDKNGCPIGAAEVVFARRSDAFQALKRYNNVQLDGKPMKIEVVGSNPEIPMSAHVNVVGGTNRRRTVVMAPGGPARGRGGTTSFTGRGFRGRGGFRNAPGRGRGGGGGRGRGRGRGGRGSNRGVEKSAEDLDKELDSYYHAKGEPMQS
- the LOC132058929 gene encoding THO complex subunit 4D-like isoform X1 codes for the protein MASLDMTLDDMIKSRRNNERGGRGQGRGRRGRGAGGSFRGGSFRGGSFRGGRTTGAPRRAPLGVNARPSAHTIAKSFRRTKNLPWQNGLFEDSLRAAGLSSVLESGTKVYVFNLDIGVTNEDIRELFSEIGELVRYAIHYDKNGCPIGAAEVVFARRSDAFQALKRYNNVQLDGKPMKIEVVGSNPEIPMSAHVNVVGGTNRRRTVVMAPGGPARGRGGTTSFTGRGFSQRGRGGFRNAPGRGRGGGGGRGRGRGRGGRGSNRGVEKSAEDLDKELDSYYHAKGEPMQS
- the LOC132058929 gene encoding THO complex subunit 4D-like isoform X3, with the protein product MSFRRTKNLPWQNGLFEDSLRAAGLSSVLESGTKVYVFNLDIGVTNEDIRELFSEIGELVRYAIHYDKNGCPIGAAEVVFARRSDAFQALKRYNNVQLDGKPMKIEVVGSNPEIPMSAHVNVVGGTNRRRTVVMAPGGPARGRGGTTSFTGRGFSQRGRGGFRNAPGRGRGGGGGRGRGRGRGGRGSNRGVEKSAEDLDKELDSYYHAKGEPMQS